The window ATACAGTTACTAACACCCTTTAAAACAAAATCTCCTTTATCATGTCCAAATTTATCGTTTATATTTTTAAAATGATCTATATCAAGAAGTACAACACCACAATTATTTATAGGAAACTTCATCTCTTCTTGTAAGTAATATCTATTGTAAAGAGCTGTCAAAGGTTCTCTTAAAAGTAGTTTGCTTTTAATCTTATTTAGCATTTTTAAAGAGTTTAACTCTTTATTTAACTTTTCTTTTTTATTGATATAAAAAACAGAGAAAAGAATAAATATAAGTAGAAAAATCTCCTTTAAATTTACTAAATGAAATAGATTCTCCTTTTCAATTAGGATTTTATAGTTGGTTTTTTCCAAAGGAAAAACATAGTAATCTTTAATGTTTTCAACAACTTTAGCTGCATCTTTTTCAGTTGAGTAAATAACTTGAAATTCAGAGTCAATTATAGTGGTGTTTAAATTTAGAGTTCTTTTTAAACGCCTACTATTTTTAGCAAAAAAATCTCTGTTAAAATCAAAATACCAAAGAGATCTTAGCTTTTGGGCATTGTTAAAGTATTCATAGTTGGGAAATATAATTGTAAACATCTCTTTGTTATGAACTTTATCAACATATAGATTGTGAAGAGCAAACTCAGTGTTGTTTCTAGAGATAGTTCTTTTATCTTTGAAAACAGCTAAACTTAAAGCACTAGTTTTTAAAACATTGACCCAAGTTTGACTAAAGTCATCTGTATATATAACTTTTCTATCGTGGGCAAAGGATCTAATGTTGTTGTGAACAATATATAAAAGAGAGTTATCAAGCTTAGAGTTAAGATTATCCTTGGCCTCTTTTAAGTTGTAAAAACTAAACTGATTAGGGTAAGAAACTATATTTTTAAAATATACTCCAGTTCCGTCAATATTAAAGTATGTCATATTCTCGTCAATTTTATATCCAGAAAAAGGTAACTCCTTTTTAGTTGCGTGTAGGAAATCAATTTCATTTCGTAACATTTGAATATCTCTATTAAAATGTATATTAAAAGCCTCAACTGCTGAATTAATCTCATTAAATAGATGACTTTTATTAATTGAAGTTGAAAGAAAAAATAGACCAACTAAAAAGATGTAAAATATTTTAAAAATCATATTTTTTTGACCTCCATAGTAAATTCCTCTTTAGAGATTGGTTTACTAAAGTAGTAGCCCTGAACACAATCAACATTTAAAGATTTTAAGAAATCTAGTTGCTTTTTAGTTTCAATTCCTTCAGATACAATTTTAAAATTTAAATCTTTAATAAGGGTAGTTAGATTTTTATAGACAATCTCTCCCTTAGTGTTATTTATATCTATTGAATCTAGAAGAGATTTATCAAATTTAACAATATCTATAGGTAAAAGAGGTAGTAGACCAGCGGTAGAGTGTCCAGCAGTAAAATCATCTAAAGATATTTGAACTCCAAGGGTTTTCAAAGCTTTAAGCTTAGTTACTAAATCTTTCATATCTAAAACAAAAATTGATTCTGTAATCTCAACCTCTATATATTTTCCAGGAACTTTAAAATAACTAAGTAAACCGGCAATAATAGTTATAAGATCATCTCTTTTAAAAGTCTTCATAGATATATTAAAAGAGATTCTAAAATTATCTGATGGAATGCTATTGCTTTCTATTAAAGATTTAATAAAAACAATACAGTCCTTTGCAATTTTATAATCAACTTTATGGATAAAGTTATATTTCTCAGCTATGGGAATAAACTCAAAAGGACCAATAAATCCAAGCTCAGGAGAGTTATATCTAGCAAGAGCTTCAGCTCCTATGAGTTTTTCATTTTTTAAGCAGAATTTAGGTTGATACATAGGATAGATTCCTCTAATATCCTCTTTTAAAAGAGAGAGAATAGAAGATTCTCTATTCATTCTTTCAATAAATTTTTCATCAGCTACTTTATAAAAACTAGTTTTATTTTTCTTAGTTTCAAGCATAGCTAAATCTGAATATTTAAAGCTAGTGGCTAAAGAACTTTTAGAATCCTTATAACTTAGCCCTAAATTAAATGTAATATTGTATTTTAATAGAGTAGGACAGTAATCTCTAAATCTCTTTAATTTATTTATTATGCTTTCAGAGTTCTCAAAAGAGAAACCATAAAATTCATCTCCAGAGATTCTAAATATATATGAATCAATAAAGCTATTTTTTAAAAAGTTAGCAAACTCTTTTAAAATAACATCTCCAAACTCATGTCCAAGGGAGTCGTTTATATTTTTAAAGTTATTTAAATCTATAACAAAAGTACATCCTGATAAGGTGTTTTGTTCACTGCAAAATTTATCGAATATAAATCTATTAGGAAGCTCTGTTAAAGAGTCTTTAAGGAGGGTTTTTTTATTTAAACGCTCTCTATATAGATATGTTGAGACAGCTAAAATTATAAATATAAATAAAACAGAGAAAAATACAAGAAGGTTTTGAATCTCTTTATTTTTTAAATATATAGCTTTATCTTCAAACTCTTTTTCTAAGCTAGAGATATCCTCTAATTTTTGTAGATCAATAAAGTATTTAAAAGCTTTATCAATAACACCTCTTAAAATCTTATCCTCTTTATTAAACATTAAGTTTATAGGGATTGTTTCAAAGGGAATAATATTATATTTGTTAGAATCGAAATCCTCTTTATTTGTTACTAAAAGATTTCCAATTTTCCTAGAATCAAGAGCTTTAACCATATCGTTAAAATCATCAAAAACAGTTATATTATCATCAACATCATATCTTCTTGCAATATGCTCCTCTACGCTATCTTTTAAAACTCCAATACTTCCAGAAGATGATGGGGAGTTATCTAAATTAATTACATAGACACCAATCTCATAGATTTTTTTAGAGAATATAAAGTCTTTGCTACGCTCTTTTGTTTTAGAAAGTAGCATAGTGTCAAACTGTTTACTTCTTAAATTATCAGGAGTTTGACAAGTGTTAGTGGTAACATCAATAAATTGTATATTAAGTTTTTTTAAAACTTTAAAAATATTTGGCGCTATTCCTTTATAAAGCCCATCAATTTTAGATTTGTAAGAAACTAAAGAGTGAGTTCTATTCTCATAAGCCACCTTAATAGGAGGAAGAGTCTCTAAATACTTTTTCTCCTCAGAGGTTAAAGATGTATAGAAGTTATTATAGGCTAAAGTTTTATTTAAAGAGTCTACCTCCTCTAAAAACACAGCTCTAAAATGTTTATTTAAAGCCTCATTTACCAGAGGGATAAGAGCCTTATATCTATGAGAAAAAGCCATTGTAACTCCAGAGGAGTGACTTATTCTAACTCCATAATTAGGTTTATAAAGAGCTGGGTTAGTTGTCAATATAAGCTTATTTTTATAGTTATTTAAATTATCAACAGGTATGGGATAACTGTATAGATCGTTGTTATCTAAAATAGCTTTTAAAATATTATTGTATGACCTCATATGTGGTGTGTATATAACCTTATTTTCTAGATCTCCCAAAGAGTTTATTTTTTCTTCTTGAGAAACAACATAAAGCTCTTCAGAGAAAATACTATCACTAAAATCAAGGTGAGCATCATATATACTATTTTTAGGGATAAGAGCAACTCCATCAACCTCTTTATCTTCTAAAGTTTTTTCTAAATTTTTATAAGAGATTGTTTTAAAAGTAACATTTAGTTGCATGTAATCTTTAAAAAATCTTTTAACAGTTTCATTTAAAGATGGGACATTTGGATAACTTAAATTATAAAAAGGTTCATCAAGTAAAGCAATGGTGATCTTTTCTTTTTTTAAGGTGTCAAGAATCTCTCTTTCTTTTAAGGTCTTAGGGATATAGACTTGGCTAAAGGCCGCATTAAAAAGCACAAAAAAAACAATGACAAACAATCGGTAAATCATTTTAAATCTCCTTCATTAATATCTTGATATATAATCATGTTTTTTCCAGAGCTTTTAGCTTTGTAAAGTCTTTTATCACATTCAACATATGTATTTTTGGTAGCCTTGGAAAAACCTCCACTTATAGTAACGGTAATATGATGTTTCCAGTGGATATTCTCCACACTTTTACGAATATATTCACAGCTTTCCATGGCGAAAGCTTCGTTTAAATGAGTAAAGATAATGGCAAACTCCTCTCCTCCAACTCTATATATAGTTATCTCTTTATTCTCTATGGTTTTAAGAATTTTACCAATTGTAATTAAAACCTCATCACCAAAGTCATGTCCAAACTTATCATTTATTCTTTTAAAGTTATCAATATCAAAGAGTAACATAGAGTATTTCTCATTTTTAAGAGAGTTTATATCATTGTTAAAAGCCAATCTATTTCCAATATCAGTTAAAGCATCAATTTTAGCTTTTTTACTTAAATATTGAGATCTTTTATATGAAACTCCTAAAATAACAAATATAGCTAAAAACAAAAGAGCTATGTTTCTATAAAGTCTCTCATTTTCCCGAGCAAAACGCTCATGTTCTATATTTTCAATGAGATATAAACTAAAAACTTTGTTGTTAGTGAAGTTAATTTTATCAAGATAAGTTTCATAATCAATAGACAATTTTCTATATCTATCAAAATCTTTTATTTCAAAATAGTAATTAAAAAGTTGTTTAAAAGCTAGTTTTAAAAATACTATATCTCCATTGAGCTTTGCTTTTTCAATAAAATCTTCAAGAACAGTTGGTGAAAAATGTTGTGTATCATATCTTAAGTAGTAACCTTGTAAAGCAATCATATGAAAAGTTTTTAAATCTGTAAAATAAATTTTGGTTAAGTTATTTAATTCAAAATTAGCCTTATCAATAGAGGCTTTTACTATTTTAGGATTATTTAACTCAGTATATATTCGAGCATTAATAAGCTCTTTAAGGACAACTACATTTTTTTGATAATCAATAGGTTCACTATTTAAATTAGGAATACTATCTAAAGCATCTAATGCGTTGTCATATTCTTTTAAAAAATAATAGTTTTCAGCTAAGTAAAGATAAAGGGATGTCTTTAATCTTAATATTTCAGGAAATTCTTTATCTTCTAAGTTAATTTCAGTTAAAATTTTAATAGAGGTTTCATATCCTCCAAGACTGCTGAAAATAGCTCCAAGGGCGATTTTAGCTCTAGCAATATCATACTGTGAATTCAATTCTTCAGCTAAATTGTAGTAATCCATAGTAATTTTAATGGCATTAGCAATATTTCCACTAGAAGCATCTAAGACTCTAAGTTTATTTAAGAGATATAATCTTGCCTCTGGGGATAAATTATCGCTATTTAAAAGTTGTTTTAAGATAAATGCCCCTAAATTACGTTCAGAGATTGAGTTTAAAAGAACTCGATTATTCTCTGCAATCTCTTTATATCTATGTGGATATTCACTCTTTGGAATCTTATTAAACTCATCTAGAACTTTTTTTTCTAAAGGAGTAAGATTATTAAAATCAACATAGTTAGTATATAGCGTAATTTTATTTAAAAAAGAGGCTTCTCTCTCTTTTTCTTTTTTATTTCTAATTACTAAGAAAAAAATTAAAGAAAAAGTCAGAAACGTCATAGATAAAATAACGAAAATATTGTAAGATTTTTTTTTCATATACAGCTAAAACTCCTTTTAGATTTAAGATAATAGATTAGATTAGTATAACATAAATTCTTAAAATAAAAAAGCCCTCTAAACCTTTTAGAGAGCTTTATAAAACACTACTTTTTAAAGTATTGAGAGTAAAGAATTTTATCCTCTCCCACTGTGCTATCATGTTTTATAACGATATATATATCATCAATTGAACCATCAGTATTTATATTATTTAAAATCTCCTGAGCAACTTTATCAAAGTTTAACTTTGGAGTTGAAAATCCTTCAAGTTCAACTTCTATATTCATATTGTTGTTAACAATTGTAACATCATAATCAGCATTTTTTAAAGTAGAAGACATTCTAACTTTTAAGTGATCCTCTAAACGGTCCTCTAAAATATCAGAAGGTGAATCCTTAGCAAAAGATAGTGCAGAAATTAAAGTCATTAAAAGTAAAAATTTTTTCATGTTGATAATCTCCTTTAAATAAATTTTATTTTATGGCTTATAATAACGTACAAATATCTCTTTTATATCTCTTTTTTTAAAACAATGAAAAAACTTACTCCAAAGTTGGTATTTCTAACGCCATATTGAAATCCATGGGCATCTAAAATTTCAGAGGAGATATAAAGTCCAAGTCCTCGTCCCTCACTATTAGAAGAGAAAAATTTGTTCCAAATTTTATTTAAATCATTTTCATCAATATGGATGCCATCATTTTCTAAAAATAGTGTAACAGTATTTTCTTGCTCTTCCACATAGATTCGTATCTCTTTTTTAGCATATTCTAGTGCATTTTTTAAGATATTTAAAATAACCTGTTCTAGTTTTTCTCGATCTCCTAAAATATAGATATCTTTCCACAAAAATGAGATTATATTTTTATTTAATAGCTTTTGCTCATTTTCAAATATTTTTAAAGAAAGTTCGATTAAAGAGGTAAGATTAAATCTTGTTATATCTAAACTAATACCCTCCTGATAAAAAGCGTTGTCCTCTAAAAGAGTGTTTGCCATTTTTAAAATTCTTTTACTCTCTTCGTTTATAATTTTAATCTCATCGTTAGGTTCATCCTCTAAAAGAAGATCACTAAAGCCAATTATAGCTGAAAGAGGGGTTTTAACCTCGTGCATAAATAACTTTATGCTCTCCTCTAAACGTATTTGAGCTTCCTTGTTTTTAGAGATTTTCCCCTTATAGAGATCAATAATATTTTCTAATTTTTCACTCATTTTAAAAATGTCTTTGTATAGAGTTCCAATTTCATCCTTTCCTTTGTAATCAATCTCTTTAATAAAATTAAGATTTGCTATCTTTTCACTTATTTCAGAGATATTAACAATGGGTTTAACAATTATTCTCTCTAATATAATTCCTATAAAGATAGTGAAAAGAACAATTAAAATACCCTTTAAATAGAAATAAAGTCTTAAAGATGGAAAGATATCATTGATATTTTCATAGGAGTAAAAAATAACAACTTTGTATCCACACTTTTCAAGTGTGATAAGTTGAAACTCATCATCTCCATCAACATCTTTATAAACCTCTTTTTGGGGCTTTAAAACATCTATAGTTAAAAGTGATTCTAAAAAATCATCTCCTAAATTTGATTGAGTATAGGGGGTATTTACCTTTTGTACTCTTCCATTTATATTGTAGATTTTTTCAGATGTATAACTAAACTTATAGTCCTCAAAAGTTTGGTTGTTTTTTATTAAAACAGTTGGGAGATAGTAGTTATCTAAAACTTTAATAGCTGTTATCTCCACTAAATCTTTATTCTCAATTTTTAAAGGTGTGTTAGAATATAAGTTATCTAAAAAGGCATCTAATAAAACATAAGCTTCTCCGTCTTTTGTGTCCACTTTAACAAAATAGAAGTTTTCTAAGTTTTCAATTTTATCATCTTTATAGATCATAACTAAAGCATTTTGATTTTTTTCATAGTCTTTAAGTTTATCAAAATCAATTTTATTATTAGAGATGAAATCTATCTTTTCAAGTTGTAAAACTTTACTGTATCTAAAATATTTTTCAAAGTAGATATCTCCTAAAAGATCCTCTAGAAAAAGTGAAACTAAAAGTGCCACAGATAAAATTATAATAAGTTTATTTCGTAGTCTCATATTAAACCTCAAATTTATAGCCAAGAGCTTTAACAGTTTTTATAAACCTATTACAATCTCCTAGTCTATCACGAAGTTTAGCTATATGTTTATCAACAACTCTATCATTTCCATAAAAATCATAACCCCAAATAGCATCTAAAATCTGCTCTCTAGTTTTTATAGTACCTCTATTTTCCTCTAGATAAAATAGCAGTTCACGCTCTTTAGTAGGAAGATGTATCTCTTTATTATTGATGAAAACACCTCTACTAGATTTAATTAAAGTTAGATTTTCATATACAGTTGGCTTGCATGACTTTTGTTCAAATCTTTTCACCATAGATAGAAGAAGTGCTTTAGAAAAAGGTTTTGTAAGATAGCCATCAGCTCCATTTTCATAAGCTAAAACTTGGCTTCTTTCATCAGAAAGAGCAGTTATAAATACCACTGGAGTTTCAGAAAATTTACGTAAATTTTTAATAAACTCCATGCCATCCATCTTAGGCATCATAATATCTAAAAGTATGACAGTGTACTTAGTACTTCCACTAACTTTTTCTAAAGCTACCTCTCCATTTTCAGCTTCCTCTACAGAGAAGCCCTCTTTTTCTAAAATTTTTCTTGTAAGTTTTCGCAAACTCTCAGTATCTTCAACTATTAATATCATAATTTCTTTTTTTCATCTCCCGAAGTTTTAAGTACTTAACACTTGTATAAAGAGCACTAAA of the Cetobacterium sp. NK01 genome contains:
- a CDS encoding GGDEF domain-containing protein, translated to MIFKIFYIFLVGLFFLSTSINKSHLFNEINSAVEAFNIHFNRDIQMLRNEIDFLHATKKELPFSGYKIDENMTYFNIDGTGVYFKNIVSYPNQFSFYNLKEAKDNLNSKLDNSLLYIVHNNIRSFAHDRKVIYTDDFSQTWVNVLKTSALSLAVFKDKRTISRNNTEFALHNLYVDKVHNKEMFTIIFPNYEYFNNAQKLRSLWYFDFNRDFFAKNSRRLKRTLNLNTTIIDSEFQVIYSTEKDAAKVVENIKDYYVFPLEKTNYKILIEKENLFHLVNLKEIFLLIFILFSVFYINKKEKLNKELNSLKMLNKIKSKLLLREPLTALYNRYYLQEEMKFPINNCGVVLLDIDHFKNINDKFGHDKGDFVLKGVSNCIKLIANKNIYPFRWGGEEFLIIFRDIGQDELLNQVYFLQKLIRDLDLIENHKITASFGVFHADIKDRTSFYSSVSKADEKLYTAKNSGRDKIIY
- a CDS encoding EAL domain-containing protein; the protein is MIYRLFVIVFFVLFNAAFSQVYIPKTLKEREILDTLKKEKITIALLDEPFYNLSYPNVPSLNETVKRFFKDYMQLNVTFKTISYKNLEKTLEDKEVDGVALIPKNSIYDAHLDFSDSIFSEELYVVSQEEKINSLGDLENKVIYTPHMRSYNNILKAILDNNDLYSYPIPVDNLNNYKNKLILTTNPALYKPNYGVRISHSSGVTMAFSHRYKALIPLVNEALNKHFRAVFLEEVDSLNKTLAYNNFYTSLTSEEKKYLETLPPIKVAYENRTHSLVSYKSKIDGLYKGIAPNIFKVLKKLNIQFIDVTTNTCQTPDNLRSKQFDTMLLSKTKERSKDFIFSKKIYEIGVYVINLDNSPSSSGSIGVLKDSVEEHIARRYDVDDNITVFDDFNDMVKALDSRKIGNLLVTNKEDFDSNKYNIIPFETIPINLMFNKEDKILRGVIDKAFKYFIDLQKLEDISSLEKEFEDKAIYLKNKEIQNLLVFFSVLFIFIILAVSTYLYRERLNKKTLLKDSLTELPNRFIFDKFCSEQNTLSGCTFVIDLNNFKNINDSLGHEFGDVILKEFANFLKNSFIDSYIFRISGDEFYGFSFENSESIINKLKRFRDYCPTLLKYNITFNLGLSYKDSKSSLATSFKYSDLAMLETKKNKTSFYKVADEKFIERMNRESSILSLLKEDIRGIYPMYQPKFCLKNEKLIGAEALARYNSPELGFIGPFEFIPIAEKYNFIHKVDYKIAKDCIVFIKSLIESNSIPSDNFRISFNISMKTFKRDDLITIIAGLLSYFKVPGKYIEVEITESIFVLDMKDLVTKLKALKTLGVQISLDDFTAGHSTAGLLPLLPIDIVKFDKSLLDSIDINNTKGEIVYKNLTTLIKDLNFKIVSEGIETKKQLDFLKSLNVDCVQGYYFSKPISKEEFTMEVKKI
- a CDS encoding GGDEF domain-containing protein, whose product is MKKKSYNIFVILSMTFLTFSLIFFLVIRNKKEKEREASFLNKITLYTNYVDFNNLTPLEKKVLDEFNKIPKSEYPHRYKEIAENNRVLLNSISERNLGAFILKQLLNSDNLSPEARLYLLNKLRVLDASSGNIANAIKITMDYYNLAEELNSQYDIARAKIALGAIFSSLGGYETSIKILTEINLEDKEFPEILRLKTSLYLYLAENYYFLKEYDNALDALDSIPNLNSEPIDYQKNVVVLKELINARIYTELNNPKIVKASIDKANFELNNLTKIYFTDLKTFHMIALQGYYLRYDTQHFSPTVLEDFIEKAKLNGDIVFLKLAFKQLFNYYFEIKDFDRYRKLSIDYETYLDKINFTNNKVFSLYLIENIEHERFARENERLYRNIALLFLAIFVILGVSYKRSQYLSKKAKIDALTDIGNRLAFNNDINSLKNEKYSMLLFDIDNFKRINDKFGHDFGDEVLITIGKILKTIENKEITIYRVGGEEFAIIFTHLNEAFAMESCEYIRKSVENIHWKHHITVTISGGFSKATKNTYVECDKRLYKAKSSGKNMIIYQDINEGDLK
- a CDS encoding sensor histidine kinase, whose amino-acid sequence is MRLRNKLIIILSVALLVSLFLEDLLGDIYFEKYFRYSKVLQLEKIDFISNNKIDFDKLKDYEKNQNALVMIYKDDKIENLENFYFVKVDTKDGEAYVLLDAFLDNLYSNTPLKIENKDLVEITAIKVLDNYYLPTVLIKNNQTFEDYKFSYTSEKIYNINGRVQKVNTPYTQSNLGDDFLESLLTIDVLKPQKEVYKDVDGDDEFQLITLEKCGYKVVIFYSYENINDIFPSLRLYFYLKGILIVLFTIFIGIILERIIVKPIVNISEISEKIANLNFIKEIDYKGKDEIGTLYKDIFKMSEKLENIIDLYKGKISKNKEAQIRLEESIKLFMHEVKTPLSAIIGFSDLLLEDEPNDEIKIINEESKRILKMANTLLEDNAFYQEGISLDITRFNLTSLIELSLKIFENEQKLLNKNIISFLWKDIYILGDREKLEQVILNILKNALEYAKKEIRIYVEEQENTVTLFLENDGIHIDENDLNKIWNKFFSSNSEGRGLGLYISSEILDAHGFQYGVRNTNFGVSFFIVLKKEI
- a CDS encoding response regulator transcription factor, giving the protein MILIVEDTESLRKLTRKILEKEGFSVEEAENGEVALEKVSGSTKYTVILLDIMMPKMDGMEFIKNLRKFSETPVVFITALSDERSQVLAYENGADGYLTKPFSKALLLSMVKRFEQKSCKPTVYENLTLIKSSRGVFINNKEIHLPTKERELLFYLEENRGTIKTREQILDAIWGYDFYGNDRVVDKHIAKLRDRLGDCNRFIKTVKALGYKFEV